The genomic DNA TGTCTTCTTAAATAATTCTCAGATCTTCCACCATGACACAGCGGCGCTGGCGAGTGAAAGTCATTGGACTGGTCACACCCTCGCCAGTTGGGGTAGCAATGCTGAAGCTCAGGAAGCCTTCACCTCCAAGTCCCAGACCAGCCATGCATGGGCCATTCTTGACAAACAACGTTGTATTCATCACCCGGGCCATTTTTGTGATGGTGTGTACGTCTCGAGAATGAATGATGGCCGTGTGTCCGAAACCGTGTTCGTACTTTTTCGCGAGTGCGATGGCATGGTCGCGGCAGTTGGCACGAACGAATGGCACAAAGGGCATCATTTGTTCTTCCGGAACAAACGGGTTGTTCTCGTCTGTTTCGCCGTACAGAATCTGAGTATTGGCGGGCACCGTCACGCCGATCTGAGCCGCAAGCCACGATGCATCTTTTCCGATGAAATCCCGATTCAGGACGTGATGTCCACCCGGTTCCTTTGGCGGACCAAACGCTCGGGCAGTGAACGCTGCCACCTGTGAAGCATTTAATCGGTAGCCGCCGTGGTTTCCGACGGCATTCATCAGCTGGTCGAAAATCTCTTTGACGGCAAAAACTTCCTTCTCTCCGATGCACAGCAGATTGTTGTCAAACGCAGCTCCTGCAACGATTGACTTTGCTGCGTTGTCGATATCTGCCGTTTCGTCCACAACAACAGGTGGATTCCCCGGCCCTGCCACGATGGCTCGCTTCGGGCTCTGCAAAGCAGCCCGCGCGACCGCCGGGCCGCCAGTGACCACCAGCATTTTAATACCACGATGGTCAAACACAGCCTGAGCAGATTCGATCGACGGCTTGCCGATGATGTTTACCAGGTTTTGCAGTCCCGTCGCTTCGAAGATGGCTTTATTGAAGCGGCGAACGCCTTCACAGGCTATCTTTGCCCCACTTGGGTGAGGATTGCAGACGATTGTATTTCCGGCAGCAACCATATTAACAAAGTTACCAGCCAACGTCGGAAGCGAATGCGTAACAGGAGTGATCGCGCCGATGACACCGAACGGTGCGTATTCCGTAACGGTCAGGCCATTCGTGCCGCTGACTGCTTCTGTCCGCAGGGCTTCAACACCCGGAACAGTCCTGATGGCCTGAAGCTTGCCAATCTTGTGTTCGAGTCGACCGATCTTTGTTTCCTCAAACTCCAGCCGGCCAAGTTCTTCGGCCTGTGATTCACAGATGTGCTTCACAATGTCGATGGCCTTCCTGCGATCTTCCAGGGAAGCACGCGACAACTGTTCGAATCCTGATTGTGCCGCCTTCACGGCTTCATCCACAGTGTCAAAAACGCCCCAGGTGTTGGCAGGACGCGAGCTGACACCGTGTGTCGATAGTTGGCTCAACACTTCCTGTACGACCTGACGAATTGCTTGTTCTGTAGTTGCCTGCATCATCGTTTCCTAAGAAGGCCACAGCCCTTGATCCAAAGCGAGCTGACGATCGGAATCGCTCCGTTGTCGCTCTGAAAAAGATGCTCGCACCTTGCGCACATCATCCCGAATTAGAATCTGTTCACTTGTCGCGAGCTGCTTCCGCACATGCCCACTGCCTGACGTCATTCAAACGTCACCCCGTTCGCTGAAAGGCTCGCAACTTATCTTCCACCCAGGCCTCAATCTGATTTCGGGTTGGAAACCGAAATGCCATCAGTAAAAAGAGCACACCTGCAACCACGACTGACCAGACGCTCTTTTCGATCAGGATGGCCACGAGGTTGAAGAACGTTGCTCCTTCAAGAAGCGCAAAGCCAATAATCGTCTTCGTCTGCATGACTGAACAGCAGGCCGTAACGCGATCCGTCTCTGAATCCGGCACATCTGAATTTCGAGTAAGTACTCCCATCTGAGCGTTGCTGACCACCATCGGAACGATGAAGTGAGCGAACACTGCAGCCACGCCGATGCCAACGCCTAACATGGTCAAGACGTCCACCTTGCCCGGCAGATTGCCGCCGGAACTCAGCAGAACCACTCCTGAAAAAGTCAGCGTGCCGCACATCAAGGCTCCCGCGATGATCTGCATGGTCCGCGTTGCGGTCGCGATGGCAGCGGCAGACTCCGGTTTGAGATTGATCGAGCGAGCCTGGTCGGTGGCAGCGTATGGATTGTCCATTAGTCTCCCGCCCTGAAGATCGTCTGGGCCTTCACCTGAACCGTATCCACGATCCCGATGATGGCAGCATCAATTGGCAGCTCCTTCGTACCCGGAGTAAACCGAGCACTGGATCCCTGAACGCACAAAACGACCTCACCCTCGCCGGCCCCGACGGTATCAACGACAACGAACGAACGGCCGGTAGGCTTCAGGCTCTTCTGATCTTTTTCGTCCACACGCAGCGGCTCGACCAGAAACAATTTCTGTCCAACCAACGCTTCGACCTTCTGAGTCGAAACAAGACTGCCTGTGATCTTCGCAAGAAACATAAGTGGCCTTTGGCGTTTTCAGTTCGCAATGTGCCGTTTTCAAACAGAATTCAGTGATTCGAATCCGGCGATCGTCTGGCTGAAAAGTCCTTTCTGAACACTTCACCACGAAAACAAATTCTGTACACCGAACGCTAATTACAAATTGCGGCAGCCGTTTGACGAGCAACCACCAGTTCTTCATTGGTTGGAACCACCCACGCCTGAACGCGACTGTTCTCTACCGAAATACAGACATCACCCTTCAGTCGTCCGAAATTCTTTTGCTCACAGAGCGAAAGACCTGCCCACTCCATCTCCCGGCAGACATTCGTTCGAATTCGCTGGCTGTTCTCACCAATGCCTCCGGTAAAGACGATCACGTCTGCACCACCAAGCAATGCCATGTAACCGCCGACGTAAAATCTGATCGAAGCTTCAAAAAGTCTGAGAGCTTTCTCAGCACGCTCGTGCCCGTTTGAGGCAGCCTCTTCCAGATCGCGACAATCTCCGCTCAGGCCACTGATCCCAAGCAACCCGCCCTTCGATGACATTTCCGCCAGGACCTGTTCGAATGTCAGCCCGGTTGCCTTCATCACCACCGGAATCGCGTAGGCGTCAAAATCACCCACCCGATTATTGTTCGGCAGCCCTCCCTGTGGACTCATCCCCATCGACGCGGCAATACTCTCGCCATTCCGAATCGCACAAACCGAAGCGCTGCCCCCCAGGTGACAGCTAATCACTTTCAAATCATCTCGATTCAAAAGCTCTGCAATGCGGCCGGCGATGAAACGATGACTGGCACCGTGAAATCCCCATCGGCGAATCTCAAAATCCGTGTACCATTCATAAGGCACCGCATAAGCGCGATGTTCGAATGGAATCGTTTCGTGAAATCCCGTCTCCAGAGCAGCCACCAGTGGTATACCAGGGAAGGCTTTCTGAAGTTGTCGCATCGCTTTCACATAAGGAGGGTTGTGTGCAGGAGCAATGTCAGACAGTGCTTCCATCTTCTGCAACAACTCTTCGTTTACGATCCTTACGCCGCTCAGACTGCCGGCAAATACGGCTTTGAAACCGATACCAGCAACTTCATCAACAGACTTCAAACATCCGTTTTCCGAATCGGTCAGCTGCTGCAGACAAATGCCAACGGCTGCTGCATGATCCGGAATACACTGCTGAGTCTGCGCCTTGTGGTCACCAATCTCCACCGAACACGCACTTTCCGGCTGACCAATTCGGTCAATGCCGCCCCGCGCAAGCTGCGTCTCATTCGACAAATCGAAAAGACGATATTTGAAGCTGGTAGAACCCAGGTTAGCGACCAATACCTTCATGCGTCCAAAATCCTGTCTCACTGCTCAGTACACGCGTTCGTCAGAACCCGCTCTGGTCGAAATTCATTCCGAATCCCGAAACGGCTGGCCCTGCTACAGCACCGAATCGAGCAGAGATTGTTCCGGACGCGGAATCAGATGGGCTGCGATCAGCTCACCGGACTGCGATGCTGCAGCGGCACCGGCATCAACGGCGGCGCGGACGGATCCCACATCACCCTTGATAATTGTGGTCACAAAGGCAGCGCCAATATTCAGTTGTTTGACCAGAGTGACGTTGGCTGCTTTGAGCATTGCGTCTGACGCCTGCACAGCGGCAACCAACCCTTTGGTTTCAATCATTCCAATAGCTTCGTTCATGTTCGTTGAATCCGAAAAGAGACTAAGTTGAATCGAGTTCATGCTGACTCCGAGCTTCCAGTCCACCACGCTCGGAAAACAAACAGGTTCTATTTCTTCGCAGGCGCTTTGGCCTTCGGCAAAATGGCAGTGAGTTCTTCGTGTGGGCGAGGAATTACTTCAACGCTGACGACCTGACCGAGGCGAGACGCTGCTGCCGCTCCGGCATCGATCGCAGCCTTTACTGCAGCCACGTCACCCACAATAAACGCACTGACGAAACCGCTTCCGATCTTGTCCCAGGATACCAATTCAACGTTGGCGGCCTTTAGCATTGAATCGATTGCTTCGAGCATGCAGACGAAGCCTTTCGTTTCAATCATTCCTAGTGCTTCCGTAGATTTTGCCATTCGATTCGTCTTTCAAAAAAGTGAAGTTTCAGCTCTCAGAATCCCACGTGCAGCTTTCAGCAGTCGTTGACAGAAACGTTGTCTTCGGTATGCCGGAAGCTGAACATCAAAGACTCTCTCAATGTTTACACTTGCAAGGCTCTGCCTTCAGCAATTCCACTTTGGTCGCGTGATCCAGGTCGACCGCATTTCCTTCATCTGTATCCAGATGAACTTCCAGCTTGATACCTTTGCCTGCTCGAACGACCAGATCTTCAAGAACGGTCGTGCACCCGGGTGATTCAATGCGAAGATTCATCTTTTCGCCGTCTGCCACGCCGTAATATGTCAGATCATCCGGGTTCATGTGAACGTGGCGGGCTGCTCGAATCACGCCCTGAGCCAGTTCCACGACGCCTTTCGGCCCAACAAGAACACACCCCGGTGTCCCCTGAACGTTACCGCTGATCCGAACGGGAAGGTCAATGCCCAGCGAAATGCCATCCGTAAAGGCAAGCTCCACCTGTGAATCACCGCGACAGGGGCCGAGCACGCGAACATTCGGAAGCATGCGCCGTCTGGGACCCACCACCGCCACGGTTTCCGCAGCAGCGTAATAACCGTCCTGGTAGAGATCCTTTTCCGGGGTCAGAGTCGCGCCGCGACCAAACAGAATTTCGACATGCTCCTGAGTCAGGTGCACGTGTCGCGCGGAGATGTTAACAACCAGAGGACTGCGTCCCGCAACCGGCACGGGCTCAGCCGATGCCGATACGGTCTCAGATCGCATCACGGGAATACCGCTGGCAGGTGCCAAAGCGCTGTTCAGCTGGCGACCGAGAACTCCACGAACAATACGTTCAATTTCAGATCGATCGAGTGTTGCTGTACTCACAGAAGACTCTCACTCCGGCGACGAGACAAACGTCGGCAATCGCTATGTTCAGACCATCGTCCGTGAGATAAATGAACCGCAATCCTCGCGGTTCTTCCTGATGACTTTCAGCTGCTTCGGGATTCAAATTCAGACGCACTTCCGACCGGCGTTGTCTTTCCGAAGATTTTCGAAAAGTTGATTCCGCTGGCGACTGCAGCTCGACGCCATCAGTCATCCGACGGCAGCCCAGCGACCAGCGGTGATGCACCAGCTTCCACAAACTCCAGGCGTATACCCCGCGCCCCCAGTGTCTGTCTCCATTCGTCAGAGATACCATCGTCAGTCACGACGTCGTGAACCGCATCCAATGGGCAGAGGTGTGATAAAGCTCGCTGACCGAACTTACTGCTGTCAGCCACAAGAGTTACCCGATCCGCAGCCTTTATCATTTGACGTTCGGTTTCGACAAGCAGAGCGTTACTGTTGAAGAGTCCTTCCGCCGTAATCCCTCCGGTCCCCATCACCAGTCGACCGGCATGAACAGTCTTCAGCGCGGCCACAGCAAGTTCTCCCAGGGCCACACCTGTTTTCGGGTACAAATATCCGCCAATAAAAATCAACTCGATCTCAGGGCGATTCATCAGCAGCGACGCGATAGGCATCGAATTCGTGAGCACCTGCAGCGGCTTGCCGGTCAGATAACGAGCCACTTCAAGCGTTGTTGTCCCACCGTCCAGAAGAATGGTTTCCCCCGGACTAATCATGTCCACCGTGTGCTGAGCAATTCGTTTTTTCTGCCGGGACGCACGGACTCGCCGCGAATCGAAATCCGCGATCGACTCCCCCGCGTAAGAAGCCCCTCCCCGGGTCCGCTGAATCTGGTCCTGGGCCTCCAGGTACTCCAGATCCCGCCGAATTGTGGATTCACTCGCCCCGATCTCAGCAACCAGATGCTGCAATGAGACAAACCCGAGCTCCTCGGTAATTCGGAGTATTTTGGATCGTCGTTCTTCCAGAAGCATTCAATCACTTTCAGATATGCTCAATAAGTACGCACAATCATCCATCAACAATCATCCAAATGCAAGTATATGATTGCATTTTGACAGATTTTGACTGAACTTATCTCAAATTGCCAAACAACACCATAGCCCCTATCCGTCACCATCACCCTATTCCGCATTGACGAACAGATCTGCGGCGAAGTGAAATTGATGGATGACCATTCATTCGGCAATGGGTCCCGGGGGAACTGGATTGTGGACTGATTGGTTCTGAAGATTGACATCAACTGGTTGCTGGAAATTTCACATTGCATCGATCAAGATGGCTGAGTGGCAACCAGCCCCTTTCTTCCTTCGCGAAGGATTCCTGTCAGATGCGAAGGCTTTGCTGGTTCCGTTATGCCAACGACTCGCAGGGTATGGATACCCGGGAAAGGAATCTGTCGGTATGGAAAACAGTCGCCTGCCATCGCAGCATCTGGTGCACGGATTACGCAGACTGGTGCATGATCTGCACTCCCGCGAACCACTGCCCGGCCATGGGCTCAGTGGAATTATCTGCGGTACAACGGATTTGATTTCATTTCACCGCGAATCCGCTCAGTATTGCGGCGAAGACATACCGTTGCTTGTTGAACAGCACGGTTTCGAATCGATCGCATGGCTTCTTCTGTCAGGCGAACTCCCGTCGGAGGATCAGCTGGCAGACCTGCAGGCGATCGTGGCAGACGCAGCCGTGATTGATTGCACGGCGGCCGAAATGCTGGAGCGAATTCCTCTGAGCACTCGCCCACTGGACCTGCTTCCTTTGTGTGTCTCGATCCTTTCGTTCTTCGATCCCACGCCCCACGATCAGTGCCAGGAAGCAACGCGGTCAAGAGTCTGGCGCCTGCTGGCGCAACTCCCGGTGGCTCTGGCTGCAGGTCTCGGGAAACCACTGGTCGATGGCAGTCTGCCTGACAGCGATTCCGCAGTCACTCTCTCCTGGGCAGGTCGACTGCTGCATTGCCTTCGCGATCAGTCGAATCCACCGGGACCGACAGAAGACGCGGCCATGAATGCACTGATGGCTTGCGAGTGCCTGACGGAAATGCGGCCCGCATGTTTCGCAGCTCGATTTGCAGGAAGTACCGTCAGCAATATTACGGCTGCCATGCAGTCGGCTTCAGTCATGTTTGTTTCGCAGTTGCGCAATGATCCTTTTGCCTGGGCATCAGATGTCTTGCTCGGGCTGGACGGCCCTGCGGGGGCGGAGGAATGGCTCCGGAAACGGGAAGGGCAGCCCATGCCTTTTGGGTTTGGCGCCCGCACCTCAGATCCTCGCCCTGAGATCCTGCGCGAACACTGCCGGAGCATGCTTGGCAGCCATCGGCGGATTGTCCTTGAAGCATCCGCATGCCGGCTGGAAAGGTTGCTGGAAAAACGAGAATTATTTCCAACCACAGACTGGGCTGCTGCACGTCTGATGACGCTGCTGAATATTCCGGCTGATCGACAGGCTCTGGTGGTTGGAATGGCCAGAATCGTGGGGTGGGCCGCGCAGGCGATTGAACAACAGTCGGCCGGAGTCTCTTTGCTGCCGGTTCTTGAATACGGGGCGCAGTCGAAAACGACCGCGATTTCAAACGACTGAGCTTCGAACTCCTTCCCCGTCCGTTACGATGGGCGAGGTATTTGCGGACACGACCCATAGCCCGAATTCCTGAACCATGAGCTTCGCCTTTCAGCAATGTATTCATCCCGATTGCCTGTCCACGTTTGACGTTGGGCAGATTCTGACGGCTTGTCCCAAATGCGGTTCTCTGCTGGACATTAATTACGACTGGAACCAGCTGCCGGTTCCGAAGAGTATGGATGTCTTTCAGCAACGATGGAGCAATCGTCTGAATCCGCTTGATTTCAGCGGCGTCTGGCGTTTCCGTGATTTGCTGCCGTTCGCCCCTGATGACCAGATTGTGACCATTGGTGAGGGGCAAACACTTCTGCAACGCAATGACCGTCTGGCAAAGCAATGTCGCATGGACGCCGGTTGCCTGTATCTGCAATACGAGGGCCTGAATCCGTCCGGCAGTTTTAAAGACAATGGAATGACGGCCGCTTCCACCCATGCTCGCATGGTTGGGGCTCGAATGACGGCCTGCGCATCAACGGGGAATACCAGCGCTTCGCTTGCCATCTACGCGGGAGTCACCGGGCATTTCGAATGCGTCGTCTTCGTCGGCAGTGGAAAAATTGCCTATGGAAAGCTTTCGCAGGCACTGGACTACGGAGCGAGGACGATTCAGATTCGTGGCGATTTTGATGACGCCCTGGCGCGTGTTCGGGAAATCTGCGCGAAGCATCCCATCTACCTCTGCAACAGTGTGAATCCATTTCGACTGGAAGGCCAGAAGTCGATCATGTATCGAATTCTGGAAGGTCTCGGATGGCAGACGCCCGACTGGATCGTTGTCCCCGGAGGCAACCTGGGCAACAGCAGTGCCTTTGGAAAAGCGTTCGCAGAGCTCAAACAACTTGGTCTGATTGATCGCATTCCGCGTCTCGCAATCATCAATGCTCAGGGAGCAAGTACTCTGGATGAACTTGTGAATCAGCATTCACTGACATGGAATAACGGGCGCACAGACCAGAAGGACATTGGTGGTTTCTATGCCGAAATGGACGCCAGCGGTCACCGTGCCAATACCCTCGCCAGTGCGATTGAAATCAACCGTCCTGTGAATCTGGAAAAAGCTCTGCGTGCCATCGATGTTTGTAACGGTGTTGTTCGCAGCGTACCTGATCAGGCAATCGTCGACGCGAGGGCGATGATTGCCGCCACGGGATTTGGATGTGAACCCGCCAGTGGAGCAACAATCGCGGGACTGAAGCTTCTGCGTGAAGAAGGTCTCATTTCTGCCAGCGATCGGGTGGCCTGCGTGTTGACGGGCCATCAGTTGAAGGACCCGGATCTGACGGTCGCCTATCACTCCGGCAACTCAGAACTCCACGCAAAAAAACTGATACCTGCCGGTGTCACGTCGATGCCATTTGCAAATTCGCCCGTTGTTGTTGATAACAACGAACACGCAATACTGTCAGCGCTGGGAATGTCCGCCTGACGGAAGGTCATGCGTGGGAGTAATTCCCCGGCATCCTGTCGTACGGTTTTCTGCAGATTGTCATAAGAATTCCTGCTGGGGAAACTCATCAAAGTCCCCGTCGCCCTCCTCGGAGAATCCCATGAAAGCAATGTTGCTGTCTGAATATAAGAAGCTTCAGGTCGTTGAATTTGATAAACCGGAAATCGGACCCAACGACGTGCTCGTTCAGGTGCGAGCCTGTGGCATTTGTGGAAGTGATATTCATGGTTACGATGGAAGCACAGGTCGACGGATTCCGCCGCTTGTCATGGGCCATGAAGCCGCCGGCGTCGTGGCCGAGGTTGGCAGCGCGGTCCATAAATTTCAGCCTGGTGACCATATCACGTTTGATTCAATGGTGTCGTGCGGCAGTTGCCGATTCTGTCGCGATGGATTTGCAAACCTGTGTGACAATCGAATGGTGCTCGGTGTTTCCTGTGGGGATTACCGGCGTCACGGAGCGTTTGCTGAATACGTGGCGGTTCCGCAGCACATTTGCTTTGCGATTCCCCAATCGCTTCCGTTCGAACACGCGGCAATGATCGAAGCGGTCTCCGTGGCCGTCCACGCGGCGAATCGGACTCCGGTAAAGCTGGGCGATACAGCGGTCATTGTTGGAAGCGGGATGATCGGATTGCTGGTCGTCCAGACAATGCGACTGGCCGGCTGTTCGCAAATCATTGCTGTCGACCTCGAACAAAGTCGGCTGGATGTTGCCAGAAAACTTGGTGCGAATGCGGGACTGAAGGCCGATGCCTGTGATGTGGCAGAGGAAGTGCGCAAGCTGACTGGAGGCCGCGGGGCCGATGTGGCGATTGAAGTTGTTGGGGCAACAGCACCAATCCGGACGGCCGTTGACTCCGTCCGAAAAGGCGGCTCCGTCACGCTGGTTGGTAATCTGTCGCCGAAGGTTGAATTGCCTCTGCAATCGATCGTGACTCGGGAAATCACGGTCTATGGCTCCTGTGCTTCCAATGGCGAATACCCGGCCTGTATCGCGTTGCTGGAAAGCGGAGCGATTCAGGTCGAACCACTGATCACTGCCAAAGCATCACTGAATGACGGTCCCAAATGGTTTGAACGGCTCTATGCAGGCGAAGCCGGCGCGATGAAGGTGATCCTGGATCCAACCATCTAAGGACTTTCTCAAAGAGCAGCCTCGAACGTTCATCCACGTGTTGGATCGTGTGGTGTTTTGATCCTGGTGCAGTTCGCCTCATTATCATGGTTGCAGCTCTCCGGCGGCGGATCAGCGAGACCCGGAATGACAAGATCTGAGGCGGACGCTCCAGTGCGAGCAATCATCAGTTGGTTGGTTGCTCCATGAGGTGGCGAATTTTGGTGGTCAACGCATTGGCCGGGAATGGCTTGGAGAGGAACGCTTCTTTTTTTCCCTTCATATCACTACTCTCGGGTTGGTTTTCGGCGTATCCGCTCACAAAAAGTACTGGTAGTTCAGGCTGTCGTTTCCGAAGTTGCCTGGCGAGTTCGCGGCCATCAATATCCGGCATACTTAAGTCGGTGACGAGAAGACAAATATCCTGCTTGCCTTCGGACATCAGGGAAATGGCCTCCGCACTATTCGCAGCCGTCAGCACATCATAGCCATGCCGTCGAAGCACATAATGGCAGTAGTCCTGGACTGCCGGTTCGTCTTCAACCAGCAGTATAGTGCCCGTCCCAGCCGTTGGTGGAGCCATTTCCGGCTTCGTTGACGACGTGGGAGTTCCGGTCGATATGGGTAAATAGACAACAAACGTAGCGCCGGCGGTTCCACTCTGGACGTCGATTTGTCCGCCAGCCTGCGTGACGATTCCATGAACGACGGAAAGTCCAAGCCCCGTTCCTTTTCCCCTGGGTTTTGTAGAATAGAACGGTTCAAAGAGGCGGACTCTGCTTGTTTCATCAAGGCCCACACCGGAATCTGCTACCGTTATCGTCGCAAATCGACCTTCGGAAAGTTCCCCCGTTGTCAGTAAGAGCGACGAGGGAAGTTCGCAGGTTTGAATGTGGACTCTCAGGATTCCGCCGGCCGACATGGCATCGCGGGCATTGACGCAAAGATTCAGCAATACCTGATCCATTTGCACAGGATCAATATCCACATAGCAGGATTCCTCAGGAGTATCGAATTGGACATGAATGTCAGGACCGGCGATTCGGACGATGATCGCTTCGATCCGTGAGACCCATTCGACCAGGTCGATCGTCTGAGGTTCGACGACCGCTTTTCTGCTGAAGACAAGCAACTGAGAGACTAAAGCGGCCGCTCGGGTTCCAGCTTCATTGATGGCATGGACGTGTTCGATTGCAGCATTGTGTTCGATTGCAGCATTGTGTTCGATTGCAGCATTGTCTTCTTCCAGCGTTGACAGCAATAGTTCACTGAATCCGTTAATAACAGTCAGCAGATTGTTGAAATCGTGTGCTACTCCTCCGGCCAGACGTCCGATGGCCTCCATCTTCTGCGATTGCACCAGATCCGCTTCCAGTTGCTTTCGAGCCGTCATATCCAGCAACCAGCCAATGATCTGACGTGGCCTGCCGTCTGCCTCCCTGTAGAGAATGGTCTCTCTGGAAAGACACCAAATCCACCGGCCATCCCCTGTCTGCAGACGATACTCGTACTCGTAAACTTCGCTGTCTGATGATTCAATTCGACGTTGCCAGTATGCTTTCAGTTGAGCGACGTCATCCGGATGCACCTGTTGTCGAAATCTTTTCAGTGCCAGACCTGAGGGGGCATCAACATCAAATCCGGTAATCTGCGCGAAGACGGGATTGACGTAAGTCATCGATTTGGAAGGAACGTCGTAGACGTAGAGGCCATTGGGAGAAGAAGACAGAATCGCCT from Planctomycetaceae bacterium includes the following:
- a CDS encoding PAS domain S-box protein, with the protein product MQTQQDHRENAESRRAIPLLMPARVPVQIVIYYLLFGFMWILFSDLTLVLSDLASIQTFLYSSTKGFLYVTLSGGLIYWLLVRHVSQTEKVNSLLRAVINNTTDVIFAKDLNGRYILFNSAALEVVGRTAEDAFGQKDVDFFGQATAAKMEAVDLKVIETGEAQTSEVVLNTAYGVRTFHAIKSAYRTVDGRIAGVVGVSRDITESTRILQQLQCSERRLRLATNAAIGGTWDWDLTSGIAWWSPEMYELWNVDPETVMVYENSIAIVHPDDREMLENAFTQSIESHQEFEAEFRINHAIHGVRWMMSRGQNIVDDDGKARLIGITIDITNRKCTELELARREEYSKAILSSSPNGLYVYDVPSKSMTYVNPVFAQITGFDVDAPSGLALKRFRQQVHPDDVAQLKAYWQRRIESSDSEVYEYEYRLQTGDGRWIWCLSRETILYREADGRPRQIIGWLLDMTARKQLEADLVQSQKMEAIGRLAGGVAHDFNNLLTVINGFSELLLSTLEEDNAAIEHNAAIEHNAAIEHVHAINEAGTRAAALVSQLLVFSRKAVVEPQTIDLVEWVSRIEAIIVRIAGPDIHVQFDTPEESCYVDIDPVQMDQVLLNLCVNARDAMSAGGILRVHIQTCELPSSLLLTTGELSEGRFATITVADSGVGLDETSRVRLFEPFYSTKPRGKGTGLGLSVVHGIVTQAGGQIDVQSGTAGATFVVYLPISTGTPTSSTKPEMAPPTAGTGTILLVEDEPAVQDYCHYVLRRHGYDVLTAANSAEAISLMSEGKQDICLLVTDLSMPDIDGRELARQLRKRQPELPVLFVSGYAENQPESSDMKGKKEAFLSKPFPANALTTKIRHLMEQPTN